One stretch of Macrotis lagotis isolate mMagLag1 chromosome 7, bilby.v1.9.chrom.fasta, whole genome shotgun sequence DNA includes these proteins:
- the FAM131B gene encoding protein FAM131B isoform X1: MGCIGSRTVGNEVIAVDWKGLKDVDQINMDSTSSLHGSSIHRPSTEQTRTDFSWDGINLSMEDTTSILPKLKRNSNAYGIGALAKSSFSGISRSMKDHVTKPTAMGQGRVAHMIEWQGWGKTPAAQPQHSHESVRRDTDAYSDLSDGEKEARFLAGVMEQFAISEATLMAWSSMDGEDMSVNSTQEPMGCNYSDNYQELMESQDALAQAPLDGWPHSYVSQGMYCLGSSDAWEASDQSLIASPATGSYLGQAFDDSQPSLHEGGPSQLPPGHSSQGPQPLLGGDADWVPGVGGMDQARDLPEKRHMPAEEEEDAGCRDLESLSPREEPEASAALSRKVSDVTSSGVQSFDEEEGEANN; this comes from the exons GGAATGAGGTGATTGCAGTGGATTGGAAAGGTCTGAAGGATGTTGACCAAATCAACATGGACAGCACCAGCTCCCTGCATGGGAGTAGCATCCACCGGCCATCCACTGAG CAAACTCGAACAGATTTCTCCTGGGATGGCATCAAT CTTTCCATGGAGGACACAACCTCCATCCTTCCCAAGCTTAAGCGGAACTCCAATGCCTATGGTATTggggccttggccaagtcatctTTCTCAG GGATTTCACGTAGCATGAAGGACCACGTGACAAAGCCTACAGCCATGGGACAAGGTCGAGTGGCCCATATGATCGAATGGCAGGGCTGGGGGAAGACTCCAGCTGCTCAACCACAACACAGTCATGAGTCTGTCCGAAGGGATACAGATGCCTACTCTGACCTCAGTGATGGCGAGAAGGAGGCTCGATTCCTTGCAG GGGTCATGGAACAGTTTGCTATCTCTGAGGCCACTCTCATGGCTTGGTCTTCCATGGATGGTGAAGATATGAGTGTTAATTCTACCCAGGAGCCAATGGGCTGCAACTACAGTGATAACTACCAAGAACTGATGGAAAGTCAAG ATGCCTTAGCCCAGGCCCCATTGGATGGATGGCCACATTCCTATGTATCCCAAGGCATGTACTGCTTGGGTTCTTCAGATGCCTGGGAGGCAAGTGACCAGTCTCTCATAGCCTCTCCAGCCACTGGTTCCTACCTTGGTCAAGCCTTTGATGACTCCCAGCCCAGTCTGCATGAAGGAGGGCCTTCCCAACTTCCACCTGGGCACTCATCCCAGGGTCCCCAACCCTTACTGGGAGGAGACGCTGACTGGGTTCCAGGAGTGGGTGGAATGGACCAAGCAAGGGATTTACCTGAGAAGAGGCATATGCCagctgaggaggaggaagatgctGGATGCCGGGATCTGGAGTCACTGTCCCCAAGAGAAGAACCTGAGGCATCTGCTGCCCTCAGTCGGAAAGTATCAGACGTTACATCCTCAGGGGTACAGTCTTTTgatgaggaggagggagaggccAACAATTAG
- the FAM131B gene encoding protein FAM131B isoform X2 encodes MKDHVTKPTAMGQGRVAHMIEWQGWGKTPAAQPQHSHESVRRDTDAYSDLSDGEKEARFLAGVMEQFAISEATLMAWSSMDGEDMSVNSTQEPMGCNYSDNYQELMESQDALAQAPLDGWPHSYVSQGMYCLGSSDAWEASDQSLIASPATGSYLGQAFDDSQPSLHEGGPSQLPPGHSSQGPQPLLGGDADWVPGVGGMDQARDLPEKRHMPAEEEEDAGCRDLESLSPREEPEASAALSRKVSDVTSSGVQSFDEEEGEANN; translated from the exons ATGAAGGACCACGTGACAAAGCCTACAGCCATGGGACAAGGTCGAGTGGCCCATATGATCGAATGGCAGGGCTGGGGGAAGACTCCAGCTGCTCAACCACAACACAGTCATGAGTCTGTCCGAAGGGATACAGATGCCTACTCTGACCTCAGTGATGGCGAGAAGGAGGCTCGATTCCTTGCAG GGGTCATGGAACAGTTTGCTATCTCTGAGGCCACTCTCATGGCTTGGTCTTCCATGGATGGTGAAGATATGAGTGTTAATTCTACCCAGGAGCCAATGGGCTGCAACTACAGTGATAACTACCAAGAACTGATGGAAAGTCAAG ATGCCTTAGCCCAGGCCCCATTGGATGGATGGCCACATTCCTATGTATCCCAAGGCATGTACTGCTTGGGTTCTTCAGATGCCTGGGAGGCAAGTGACCAGTCTCTCATAGCCTCTCCAGCCACTGGTTCCTACCTTGGTCAAGCCTTTGATGACTCCCAGCCCAGTCTGCATGAAGGAGGGCCTTCCCAACTTCCACCTGGGCACTCATCCCAGGGTCCCCAACCCTTACTGGGAGGAGACGCTGACTGGGTTCCAGGAGTGGGTGGAATGGACCAAGCAAGGGATTTACCTGAGAAGAGGCATATGCCagctgaggaggaggaagatgctGGATGCCGGGATCTGGAGTCACTGTCCCCAAGAGAAGAACCTGAGGCATCTGCTGCCCTCAGTCGGAAAGTATCAGACGTTACATCCTCAGGGGTACAGTCTTTTgatgaggaggagggagaggccAACAATTAG